The genomic segment ATGCCAGAACGTGCGTGGTGGACTGCGGGCGTATGCGGACAAGCACCCCGACTTTCCCATGTACTAGGCGACGGGCCGCTCACTGAGTCCGCGTtgcagcgtgtcgagcaccAATGGATCGATCGTTGCGAGCAGCGactgcagctgcgtcttgTACGAGCCATTTTGGAGCACGGCATTCAGCGTGTCTGCCACATACGCACGGAGTGGCACGTTGAACGACGGATCTCTGCTCCGCACCGCGTCCGTGCGCGCTGACGAGGGCGTGGGTGCCGCCTCGATCAGGCCGAACTCGTCCAAGAAGGGAATACCATCCTCGCCGAtttcgagcgcgcgcgtcggcgacaGTTCGCGTTCGTACCGGTCCGCGCTCCCTGCCTCGTCTTCGACGACCTCGCCGACCACTTCGGTCCACATGCCAATCATGTCAGGCACAGCGCTCAGAAGGCCCTTGTCCTGGGCGGaggcatggcgcagcatgtgcgcgagtcccagcgccacgagcttgCGACTGCGCGCGTGGGACAacgtcgcgctcgtgctTATGAGACGGCGGCACAGGTCGGGCCACGATGCCGTGGCACGGACCATGTCGTGGAACATGGGCGGAGGCATCGTCAAAGCCATGCGGCTCACGAGTATCGCGCaccgctgcagcacatggtACATGTCGCTCTCCCTGCACAGACTCGCAAAGATGGCCTCATCGAGGTGCGTGGCACGCATGATatcggccatggcgctgAGACTCGCGGTGGACAGGGCGCGTACATGCATGTCGATCGCAAAGATCGGTTCCATGATGACCGGGCTGTTGGGATGGCCGACCATCGGTGCCATCGCGCCATAGACGGACATGCCAAAAGcgtgcagcacatcctCCGGCGCCAGGAGCACCGTCTCTTCCCACACGCGGCACATGAGCGGCGCGTATTCGGgctgcgcgagcagctcgggTGCACAGGATAGCAGCTCGACCAGAGGCGCCGACAACGCATAGGATGATGCCAGCGTGTGGTACcagagcagcagcgcatcatggcCCAGCAacggccgtgccgctggcTCGAAACTGTCGCGCAGGAGCCGGGCCACCAGGGCCTGCAtctgtgcctgtgcctcgaTGTGTGGCAGGTACTTTTCGACGAGCTTGCTCACAAACTCCAGGAGACTCGGCTTCAAGCGCATCTGAGGATCATCGCGCGCCCACATCTTCggcaccatgtcggccaGGGCTGGTCCGTACGGCACCATGTCTGTGTCAACACGGTCCATAATGACACACAGGGCATGCGTGATGGAGCGGACCGAGTCCGGCTCCTCCAGGCCGCTCTGAAGTAGGTGGGCGAGAGCTACCACGGCGTCCTGCAAGTACGGCTGGAAGGTGTGCCTCTCAAAGGTGATGGTATCGGCAATCGCCGCGAGCGACCGCGCGGCCAACAACTGGACCGTGGCATCTGTGTACCCAGGCGCCTGCctcagcagctgcacaagaAGGGCATAAGTCATGGGACGCGTCGGCTCGTACACATATTCGCTCCATTCAAACACCATCCACACAATGCGGCGACGTACAACGATCCATATAGCGTCcgcgtccatggccgccTCGGGAATCAGTCGATCACGGATAGCGCCCGACATGCGCACGTCAGGATTCGCATCCGAATCGTACCACCACACAGGGTTGAGCTGGTCGCGGCACAAGCCCGTGGCGTGGTATACGACCTCGCGCGCCAGGACGCCCTCCAGCGTGAGCGGCCACTGCGCTGAAGCCTCAAACTGCATCCACATGTAGTCAGACACATTCGGTACCTCGGGTGCGGCACCCTTGCCCGAGCGGAACGAGTGCCGGGACAGGGCGCGCATGAGCTCCGTGGCCGCTGGACGAATAtcgagctcgtcatcgcccTGGTCTTCCTCGATCGCAAACTGCTCAGGATGCGCCAGCCACCGCTCCAGGTCCGTGGGCGTCAGACGGAGATAGGTTTTGAGCAGCACATCCACCATTTGCAGCTCAAACTGAGCGCCCGACGCGCCGGCGAACATGGTACCGGCGGGCCGATTCCGCTGCCATCGATCGAGAGTCGCATGGAGCAGCCTGAGCGATAGCACGATCCAGCGGTACGGGTACATGACCAtatcgtcgtcatcgtcgtggTGAAGCGCTACACTCGCACCGTCCTTCGCCGCATCACACAACACACCCCAGTACCACTCGACGACTTCGGTCCACGACGGCCACATTGCGATGTGGCTTCGGAAGTTCGACACGAATGCATAGTGCAGCTTCGCATACGCCACCATGTGCTTCGTCAGCAcaggcagcagctcatGACCCGTGCCCACGAATTCGgtgcgacgctgcgccacacACGCCAACTgccgcggcgtcgatgcaAAGAACGTGTAGGCCACGTTGGACTCGATTTGCTGCACTTTCGACGAAATCAGACCCTTCTCATGAAGCGAGAGACGATGCAGCGACTTGAGGAGCAAATGACTCGCTCGTACGCGCTCGGCTGTCCCGGGCGTTTGCGCCCAGGCGGCCGTGTCGTTCGTGTCAAAAGCGATCGCAAACACACGCTCCATCACAGGCTGAAGCACAGGGATCAGATAATCCGCCAGACTGGCCATACGGAGTCGCCCTGCCATGATCCGCACACTCTCCAGTTCCTTGACACAGtagcgcagcgtgtcggcTGCACGCAATAAGACCACAGTGTCCGTAGTCGATTCCGCGAGTCTTCCCTGCACGGCTGCCTCATGAAGCGCAGTAGAAGAAGACTCGAAAGCCGCCTGGAGTGCCGGCACGATCGTTGGCCACTCATCGGGATAGTCGTGCCGCATAATGCGTGCCACAGACAAGGCGCCCTGcgtggccacgacgcggtcAGGTTCCGTGAGCACATCCAAGAGCCGCTGCCGAATCCGCTCCTTCGCATCATGCTCAATCACAACGCTCTTGCGATTCACGATCCGGGGACGCCAGTATTTGGTGATCCCGTTCTTGAATCGGATCATGGCCAGCTGACGTAGGGCGGATGGGTATCCTGCCTCGCGTgcaagcgccgcgtgcacaAGCGCTTCCCAAAAAGACGACTCAGTCTCCCATgcagcgagctgctcgtcaaCACGCTGCAATACCGACGGATCAGCGGGCTGCACGGCTGCGATCAACACCTGCTGCAAGGCCTCGGCAGTAAACGACATGAACACAATACAACCTCCACTCTATCCTACAACCGGTCTACTGAGTCAGGTCCTCGTTGGCGAGCCAGCGGTTGAGCATCGCGAGCGACACGCCCGGCTGGTCATGCGGCACCATATGTCCTGCGCGCTGGATCCACGCAAAGGCCAGGTTGCCAGCACCCTCGCCAGCCTTGATCACGTAGCCAGCCTGGCGAGGCTTGGCACCCGTCGGGCCACGCGCAAACAGCGGGGTCTGGGTGGCATTGTTGAGAGCTTCGTGGTAGACATTCGGGAACTGCAGCATCCATTCCTGGATGCCAATGGCATTGCACATAAAGTCGGCCTCGCCTGCGTACGCCAACACACGCACACCGTCCGCCAACAAcggctccagcagcttggcacTGTTTTGAATCGAGTCACCCTGCAACATAAATTGGCCGTTCACCTGCATGTTACAGCTCTCGAATTGGATCGAGTCGGGCACGCCCAGCTGGCTCTTGACTGTCGGCTTGTTCAACAGCGTCTCAATGTGCGTCATCTCCGGGTAGCACAGTTCGCCGTCCTTCTCATGGTCGCACTGTCGGCGCACATCGTAGAGATTCACACCCGTTTGCTGTGCCGGGCCATACAGACTGCCCCAGCAAAACAGGGATGCCGGAACACAGGCCAAGCGCGAGTCCAGCTTATCGCACACCTCCATCAGCTTGCTGCACATCGCAGAGCTCGCCTCGAGCTTCTGGCATGTGTCACTCTCAGGCTCAAACAAGTGGTATTTGTtgctcggcgagcacgaGTATTCCACCACACTAGGGAACTGCACGGCCGGATCCGTCAGACCGTTTCCGATCATGAGCGAGTCCAAGTTGATCTTGATGCGATCCGTCATCTCCggctccagcgccttgtTTTGGCGGTGGATTTCTGCGCCAATGTGCGGCGCATAGTGTCCGCCGTATGACTCGGCTGCAATCGTAAAGGGAAGGTCGGCGTACTTGGGGAAACGCGCAAAGAAAAGCTGCAGGAACGCATACACGTCCTTCGCCGAATCCTTTGAGTTATCCACCGTTTCGCCCGAGTCCGAATACGAGTAGCCCACTTGCAGCGGCTGGTCCAGGAACAGCAGGTTGGCTTTGGTGTTCCATGAATGCACATTGTACGTCGTGCTCTCGCCCTGGTCGCTCACCCAGCACGGACCCAGCTCAAAGAGCATGCCGGTGCTCGAAGAGCAGCCCGGACCGCCATTGAGCCAGAGAACGAGTGGGTCGTTCGATGGATCAGAGCG from the Malassezia restricta chromosome II, complete sequence genome contains:
- a CDS encoding vacuolar carboxypeptidase, whose amino-acid sequence is MARISILVALLAICACVSAQFAFLDSAMSRIVSATQEVFKALGESRVSMPRHDEMAAWMHAGIESMGGVLYQKLEHPSFPDYRLRIAMEDEEPTTPFCDPGVQQIKGYLDIRDDAHLWFILFESRSDPSNDPLVLWLNGGPGCSSSTGMLFELGPCWVSDQGESTTYNVHSWNTKANLLFLDQPLQVGYSYSDSGETVDNSKDSAKDVYAFLQLFFARFPKYADLPFTIAAESYGGHYAPHIGAEIHRQNKALEPEMTDRIKINLDSLMIGNGLTDPAVQFPSVVEYSCSPSNKYHLFEPESDTCQKLEASSAMCSKLMEVCDKLDSRLACVPASLFCWGSLYGPAQQTGVNLYDVRRQCDHEKDGELCYPEMTHIETLLNKPTVKSQLGVPDSIQFESCNMQVNGQFMLQGDSIQNSAKLLEPLLADGVRVLAYAGEADFMCNAIGIQEWMLQFPNVYHEALNNATQTPLFARGPTGAKPRQAGYVIKAGEGAGNLAFAWIQRAGHMVPHDQPGVSLAMLNRWLANEDLTQ
- a CDS encoding Importin-11, which gives rise to MSFTAEALQQVLIAAVQPADPSVLQRVDEQLAAWETESSFWEALVHAALAREAGYPSALRQLAMIRFKNGITKYWRPRIVNRKSVVIEHDAKERIRQRLLDVLTEPDRVVATQGALSVARIMRHDYPDEWPTIVPALQAAFESSSTALHEAAVQGRLAESTTDTVVLLRAADTLRYCVKELESVRIMAGRLRMASLADYLIPVLQPVMERVFAIAFDTNDTAAWAQTPGTAERVRASHLLLKSLHRLSLHEKGLISSKVQQIESNVAYTFFASTPRQLACVAQRRTEFVGTGHELLPVLTKHMVAYAKLHYAFVSNFRSHIAMWPSWTEVVEWYWGVLCDAAKDGASVALHHDDDDDMVMYPYRWIVLSLRLLHATLDRWQRNRPAGTMFAGASGAQFELQMVDVLLKTYLRLTPTDLERWLAHPEQFAIEEDQGDDELDIRPAATELMRALSRHSFRSGKGAAPEVPNVSDYMWMQFEASAQWPLTLEGVLAREVVYHATGLCRDQLNPVWWYDSDANPDVRMSGAIRDRLIPEAAMDADAIWIVVRRRIVWMVFEWSEYVYEPTRPMTYALLVQLLRQAPGYTDATVQLLAARSLAAIADTITFERHTFQPYLQDAVVALAHLLQSGLEEPDSVRSITHALCVIMDRVDTDMVPYGPALADMVPKMWARDDPQMRLKPSLLEFVSKLVEKYLPHIEAQAQMQALVARLLRDSFEPAARPLLGHDALLLWYHTLASSYALSAPLVELLSCAPELLAQPEYAPLMCRVWEETVLLAPEDVLHAFGMSVYGAMAPMVGHPNSPVIMEPIFAIDMHVRALSTASLSAMADIMRATHLDEAIFASLCRESDMYHVLQRCAILVSRMALTMPPPMFHDMVRATASWPDLCRRLISTSATLSHARSRKLVALGLAHMLRHASAQDKGLLSAVPDMIGMWTEVVGEVVEDEAGSADRYERELSPTRALEIGEDGIPFLDEFGLIEAAPTPSSARTDAVRSRDPSFNVPLRAYVADTLNAVLQNGSYKTQLQSLLATIDPLVLDTLQRGLSERPVA